AAATTCCACTCCCACTAAAATCCAAGCTAACTTTTCTTTAGAATTCAGTCGCATTTAGAAGTCTACCGGTATGGTTGCATTTGTTCATAAATAGGAAGTTTGTTGGTGTAGTTTGTCATCATATTCTGGCCTCATGTACAAAGCTGGTATtctgaatttgaaaagaaacaagcttATATCTAGACATGAGCTATTTTGTGGCAAGTATGCAAATCCTGAAAAGTAAGATGGTCTTTTTGTGTAGTAGTGTGACATTCACATTGCAGTTTAACTTTTGAAATATCCCCTTAAGATTCCCTATGTAGAGAAATGACGAAGAAATCCCCTAGAAATGACGTCTTTCTCATCTACAGATTGATTTTAatacagcaattatttttatgtttgtaaCTAAAATGCCACCAACTTTTCTGTCTCAAAGATGGCTTTCTGGCAGCTTTggaaaaagatgcaaaagaaCGAGCTAAacgaagaaaaagaaatgaacgTTTAGCGAACGGTAAGTGCTAAAGGCTTTTCTAGCTAAAGCCTTCAGAAACTACCTAGCAGGAACTGGGATGATTTAAGTGTCTGTTGTGATACTCTGTTAATGTGATTCTTAGGTACACTGAAGCAatgatttgcttttctgagacaGTGGTCTTGTGGACATCGCCAATTAGCAGGATATAACAGGGTTATATACTTCATATAGTGTTGCAACCTATTCTTCTCCGTAATCTCCTTCTTATAAGAAGGGTTTGGGATGGAGGGAGAAGGTTTCAGTGCTTAAAAGGTGGGCTAGGCAAAGACGCTCAGTTTCCTCTTTGAAAGAGGGCTGGGCACCCTGTGCACTGAAGAGCTCAGAGGTCCCTTGCAAATAACGACTAACAAAGATAGCTGCAGTGGAGCTGGACTGGAATTTTGATGATTGTTCCAACAGGAGGATATGGCTTGTTTCCTCAGTCACCGTTTAGGGACAAAAATAAACGCCAAAATGTTATTCTGAATGCATATGTGTTGTTATACAgctctgaaagagaaaggaaatgatgCCTTCAGGAAAGGAGACTATGACACAGCCATTCAGAGATACACTGAAGGtctggaaaaactgaaagacaAGCAGGAACTCTATACCAACAGAGCACAGGTGAGCACGTGAAAGTGAGCTACCCGTGTACTGTTTTCAGTATTACATTGCCAGGATAGAAtccaaaaaggatttttctgttaCTTAAGTGAATTTCATAAAAGGTAATATATGCCGCCTCATAGAGAGGCTTAAAGTGCAGTGCAAGCAGTTTTTCGTGGCCGTTCTCCGCTTCCAGGAATTAGTGAGTTCTGCTTTGCTACAATACTACCAACAGTAAATTCTTCTGTGGCTACAAGTTAACAGCAAGGCAGTACAGACTgaagtttttaatctttttacaCGCTTGATGAAAGACTTGCACAAGGATGATTATTAGAGGTATAAACTCTTTCCTCTTAATTAAGGTACTTGACGCTCCCAGGAACCTTCCCTTTGGCAGGGGCAAGTCCTTGGGGAGGTATTCATGCCTCCTTCTTCCTGGAGGTAGCACAggtcagcccctgctccccccagaaTAAACGGGGGGAAAATCATTATGGAGTatagttttgtttaaatgcattacctttttccttttttttaagggtCACTTTTATAATTGTAGAATGTTAACATTTACTTTGCATTCTCTTAGTGTCTGGTCTAATCCATATGTatcatttaaattttgttttattacatgTATTCTAAATTACAAACTccagtgaaaaggaaaagaaattcaaaaacaGCTAGCAATTATCTTGCAAAATCAATAGCTAGGCATGTCaacaatgtaattttttttagttagcTAATGTTCGTGGAATAGTTTTTGGAAATTGACGTATTCTAATTCTGCTCTCTGGATTTTCCTGGTCGTATTTCAGGCCTACCTGAAAATGCATGAATATGAAAAAGCCATTGGTGATTGCGAATGGGCATTGAAGGTAAGTTCAGCAATCTGTATTTTATGATCAGGTTAAATGCTCTTGGAGGAAGGATGTGTGTATAGCTGATGTTACGGAGACAGCTTGCTAATGGAAATGCAAGTATGTGGTGGTGTTGCACAGACTTCTGCATCCTGAGTTAACCTGAATGCTGTAAGGCAGTTTATATTTCAGCGCTACCTGTATGTGGAACTTTCTTAGCTCTTAAGAacttgtcattaaaaaaaagtaacaataaaCTATAACTATGCACTTTGGCAAGCAATATCTTGCCCAtcctttggaaaaggaaaaagtgagtCTTTAAGCTCACAAAGAGCAAGTATTGATGTCAGGTGGAAAAGGTGAATATTACGTAAAATGCCAAATAGCTGAATCCAAATTAAGTTGTGTTACACCGGTGATGCCCATGAGTACAACACGATTAACAGATTATTAATATTACTGGCAGCatcatttaaagaaatcacTATTCTTGACACATAATCGCACTGTAAAAGGTCACCTGGATTGTTAGTTTTGACTTAGATGTTTCaacaattatatttatttatttgtgtacaGCTAATGGAAATTACTACTCATTTCATTCACGGTAGTATTCATAAAAACACATCTGGAAGTTGTGTTATTATACAAGTTCTGTGATTACAGACTTATTGATGCAGGCCTTAACATTACCTAACTTGTTCTGGGTAAGTTTTTCTGGGAAGGATATTAGCACTAGCGGCTTTCAGCATTTAACCAGACCAAGCCTGTGTTCCTTGCATGCAGAAGAGAAGTTAGTACCAGGGGGTACTAATTCAGCATATAAACTTTAGATGTCTCTAgtagatcatagaatcatgtaggttggaaaaggcctttaagatcatcaagtccaacatTTAACTATTAATTAGAAATCTGAAACAGTATTTAACGTCTCAAGTTTCTAAATACTTTATGAATAATTCCTTTTTAACACAGTGCagtgaaaaatgtattaaagcCTATTTTCTAATGGGGAAAGCTCACCTGGCCCTTAAGCACTACAGTGAGGTAAGTTGACTAAATCTTGTGGCTGTGAGACTGTGCTTCAGTTTGATTTTGGTGTGACATTGTGAGTGAGAGGGACTAATTTGTGGTCTTGTGCATtggacaaacaaaaaagggttcaaaaacaaacaaagagccTTGGTGAGGAAACCTTTCAGAAATGATTCTAATAGAAATAACTATAGAGGATGGACCGTAGAAGTCTACACAAGTCCACTGTGAGAGGGTTGTTGGCAGTTTGGTCTGTGAAGAAAGTACTTGCTATCCCAAGCCTATTGATGTGTTTAATTACAAGCATGCTAACAAGACACACAGGTTGAATCCCAGATGATAGTTAGAGTTCGTGCAACTTTCATTTTATGCcttatttgctgttttgtcaCTGGAACTTGTTGTTGTGTTCCCAGGTTTGTActtgacttttttccttctaatttggAATAGCAGGCTATTGCTGTTTCAGATCTAGGGACTGATAATAATATTCATCTCACacttttttggtttaaaaaaaaaagttttgattaGCCTTGCTTCATAAGTTTTGTTCTTCAGACTTTCTAAGTACTGTAGCCCAAAAACTTTTGAGCTTAAGCAGCATGATTCTGActaggatattttttttatcatcttgcCATTTTTATCATAAGTTAAGAGCCTATTTCTTTCCTGAGTTAAGTCTAGGCAGTGTTACCAGAAGATCTTACAAATTGATCCCCAAAAGGAAAGTCTGTTTAAAGGTAAGAAATATAAAGTTTTATACTGCTGACCCTTGTTTTCTGATCAAAATATTTAACcaacttgctttgttttcttttgatttccaAGACTGTTTAAATGAGGTgaacttggaggaaaaaagaatgaaagaagaagaCAGAGCAATGAAGGAATTTCTGTCCGGAAAACTTGCGGCTCTGTCAGTAAAAGAATTGCTGCGGAAACTTGACAGGCCTGACCAGAATATCCTCTTCTATACAGGAGGGATCAGAGCTCTGACAGGAGCCGTGAAAGATTGTGAGTACTTGATGCAAAGGTGGTTGGTCATGGGAGTTGTAATCCAACTAGATGAATACAACTGGAGTagtttttaaaggaacaaaagcactgttcctctgaaaaaataaaatcaatattgtttgatatttcaaaatttatggtcagtagatttttttattttttaaataactaaactGATATTGTAGCAGAGCTGTTGAGACTTCCTTAAGTATTTGGGTCATTTAAGAGGTatttagtcttattttttttaagtaggtaATTCTCGGTTAAAGTATATGGATTTTCAAAGCTATTCTCATTTTTAAGCCATCCTAAAAAGCCTTTAATGTGAAGTCGATCATTTTTTACAGCACCAGGCATGAATTAGAGTAGTCTTCAGCTTCAAAGCAGTTTCtactttaagtatttttcttgaagattttgtcttcttttcatGATGCAAACATTCTTTCCCCAAAGCTGTTGATCCAGTGACCTTTTCCTTCAACATTGTATTACAGAAGAGCAGGTGTCTGCCTTCACAATGATGCATCAGCCAGATGGCTCACAGAGCTGACTTGTTTATCTCTGAAATTTTTTCAGGCACTGAGCAAACTTTATTTAGAACAAACAATGGATTCAGTATCATCAATGACAACGAGGTCGTAAGACGGTAAGAGCTCTCCAAAAGAGAACAGTAGCATGTTACAGcataaggaaatgaaaatattgttttcaagaAACACAATCACCTCATGAAATGCAGATGAAATGATCACATAATAATGGAATAACTGATTTTAATGTCTGAATAGACTGGCTTATATCTGACTCAAACAAATAGTGCTCTCTTAGATGCAGTGGACAGAATTCCCGAGTTCCTGCTTCTGTCTGTGATCTCCTATTTCTGCAGTTACCCTATCTTTAGTGGTGAGAGCAATTTTATAAAAGCTTTCCATAAAAGAACATCTGATGTAAGAAGTTAGTCGCTTTAAGTATGCTGGCTGGACTCCGTGGTGCTAATAATTGATGTAGGTAAACAGCCTCAGCTCTATAATGTAACCTGTGAAACTCTTCACTCCTGTAATCAAGGAAGAGGATTCTCTTTGGAGACCTGTAtcttctgctgctgtattttcttgGCAGCCATTACACCGTGTTTTGGTAAATAAGAAACACATCTGACTAATGCCTATCTAAATTGCTTTCTAATCTTTGCCTCATAAGGAATCTCCTGTCTGAATGTATATCTGAGTCAGTTCCAGACAGATGATGGAAACAAATAATAGTTCTGCAGAAGTTGTGATCTGAAAATTTTGCACAGCTAAGTTGGTTCGGAGCAGCATGATCTGGTTAAACGACGCATGAGAGCTATTCTTCTCCTGAGGCATAATTCCAAATTTGCACCAAGCTGGTATGCCCTGGCTAGCCACAACTTTGTCAGTGCAGAACTGAATTTATTACTTGTGGTTTACAATGTTTGTGTAGGGTCTGTGTGTGTTGAGGGTCGTGTAGAGCTAGTAGTACATAAATCTGGCCTCAGAAGAGGTCCTGGGGAAAACAAGTCTGGGAGTCCTAAGAACGTTTAACTAATAAGCTGGTATTGGGGCTTATAAGCTTAAGTGTTCGTATGGCAGAGCCTCATCTCTGCGAGGCTTTACTGATTTCTCCTAGCCAAAGAGCTAACCCTAATTGTTTCACCTGTCCTTAGTTCTTTTTACAAGCTCACGTTTCTAATTTAGGGGCTTctgtgcagagagaaaaaacatgGCTGAAGTGGAtttgtctgtttctcttctcttcctttggCAAGCTGTCTGCGCTGGGAATGGTAAAACGGTGTAACCGACATTAATCATTGTTAATGTACTGTTAATATGGCACTTGCTGTGTCTAAAATAGTTGTTTGGCGTGAACATCACTTTCCCCGAGCACTTGGGTCTAGACCTTATTGTAAACAAAGACTTAATGGTCAAACACAAGTGCTGGGTGTATGCTGCTGACAGCAACCACAGCGTGGTGCTTCTGTCTATCATGAGATGAAACTTACAGGCTATTTCTATGAAAGTTTTAAATCTACTGAAGGGGCAGAAAGTAAATTCCCTGTGATTATTGCTGGCTCTTAAGACAATACCACTTCtatgattttatcttttttaagcAGTTATACCAGTGAAAAGCAGGGCTGTGTAGAAGTACTGTTAGGGAAGGGTGAATTCCTTTGTCATTCACAGTAAGCAGTCACCGGTTAGGTAGCCTTAGCCTCTATTTCTATGAAGTCTATAGGCAGCCCAGAAATGGGCTGGGGTAGCGAAGTGTCCACTGGTGTGGCAAGGCTGCCACTCGAGGGCAATACAGAAAGTTTGGTATCTGCACCTAGGCTGGGGTACAACTGATGCCCGAGAGAATATTCATGCAACATGGTAGGAGGAAAACTTGCTTTATGTTCCTATCAGTAGCTGAAAGAAACACTCGTGCAGCTACATGTGTTCGCCTGGTGGGGCAGTGTGTTATTGCGCCtggccagcctggctgcttgcAGTTCGCAGGCAGCTGACAAAGTAGATCTGTTGAGAGGAGCACTTTGTGCTCACGGTTCTGGTGTCTGTTCCTTTGAAGCAACGTATGGTGCCTGAGAAGCTAACATGTAGCTTGTGAGAGTAGAAATACAGACACCTGTGTGTGTGATGAAGTCATGAAGCTGAGAGCAGATTAGTGAGTTGTACTTCAGCATTGCTCTGCAGGAATGTTATGCAAGGTGAACACGCCGGAGTGAATGAGCACGTTAGTGGATGAAATAAAGATACTAAACCAGTTAAATCAGCACCTAGAGAGAAAGAAGTATCAAATAATGGGGATTTCATCATGTGTGACATTGCTCTTAGATGtgctctgctttcagaagaaaatcaacGGCTTCTATTGACTCACCCTGATGTGAATGCACAGCTGTCAAAACTACTTGCTTCTGGTGCATCGGAGATCCAAAAGGAGACATTGGCACTAATCAAGCTCTACTCAGAGAATGAAAATGGGAGGAGATTGTTGGTCAGGCATCAGGACCTATCCAGGTAGTTAATGCAACTAAAATTCAGCAAAGCTTGCTTAATCCCTGTGTTCAGAGATCCTGAACTCATTCCACGAGCACCACATTGAGCAATAAATAAGTGTCAGACTTCCTGAAAGGAATATAATGACATTGAGGGTTCTGCCCTAGAGGGCTAGGCCTAGTTGAGCAAAAGTGGAAGTTAGGCACATGGAGAAAACAACTTTAGTAAACTTTATACTTGCAGAGGCCTGTGCAACTAAGTAGAAAGGGCTTATTTCTGAGGACATTAACGTAATTTTGAGGCAtagttacctttttttaaacCCACAAGTGTGTGTTTGTCTAGCACTCCAGCAAGAGCTTACATTGCTGTCTCTTAATAGCTCATGGTTTCAAGCTGTGAATCGCTCCTCATCTGGTAATTGGCATTTATGATTATTCAGTGTTGCCATGACTCACTGAGTAGAGAAAGAAACAGTCTATTACCTCTATGCTATTGTCCTGCTATTTTATTCTAGAGTTAAGCAGAGGAGAAATTTTAATGTACTGGTTTGCACTAAATGGTTTAAAGAGACGGgtgaacagaaaatattctccaACAGATGTACACACTTCACTGTATTATATACAACATTAATCACAAGACCTTTTTGCTTGCAAGAAAGGCTAAAGAAATGAGCCATGTCTAAGGGGAAGCATAAAAGAGGCAAATAATATTACTTTGCCTTGGAATATCAGGAGTCTGAAAACTCTTCAGGCAACTTCTGAAAGAGATCCTGGGTTTGACTGCTATAAAAGAGTTAGGATGCTCAGGAGCTAATTGATAACTATAGGTTCTCTTACCAAACTACGAAGttggagaagagcagcagggaatTTCAGCTCACCAGAGGAGCACGTGGAAATGCCAGCACGTGTCTGCAGAGGTGCTTATTGTGGGGCAGGGTTTGCAGTCTCAAGTCCTGTAAATTCCATGCAGCTCCAAATCCCATAGCAGCGAGCATGCTGCTCCAAAAGCTCAAAAGGTGACTGGTAGGATGTTTTTATTCAGGCAGgagattaatttttctttgctactATAAAGTTTGTAAGGTAACACCTTCTGACCCATACGCATACACACACGGACTGTTGGGTTTGCTCAGCATGTCCTTTTAAGCCATGCAATCATCACTGACCTTCCCTGTGAGCCTTTACAATCTGCGGAAGCTGTTCAGTACTAGGCTATGCTGACAGTGTTCTCCGCCCTGGCTATTGCATTCTACTTGTCCATCTCGAAGATGTTTGTCAGTGGCAAAGCAGCTAGGCTTCAAATGTCTTGCGAAGCTTACATGCTGATAAAGTGTTCTGATGCTGATGGAACATGGTACTTGTGGTTGTGCAAAGAGGTATGACCTTGCGAGAGAATATAGTGCCAAAATCCTAGGGGCAGGTAGGTGACTGAATATATTTGTAGGGCCTAGTACGTGAAACTTGGGCAAAATCTCGTGAACTCAAGGAGAGTAGATCATAAGATTATAAACTGTGTTGgtacacttaaaataaaattttgatcTTTAATTATTAAGGCAGAGCTGATGTaagttttgttggttttgttttgtgtgttttttaataacagatGGCTGCAGATCTTGATGATGTTCATCAAAACCACTGATGCCAGAGCTAGCAGTGCCATGAATATACTGTCTGATTTAACTCAAGAGGAGAAGTAActtgcatttcttcattttgataaCTTGTCCTTTGAAATGTACTAAATGACCTAATGATAGAGGCTGTTGgtcttctttgctgcaagggtACATTGTTGACTTGTTTTACCTTCTCTGgatgttgctgttttgttgcctttctgTGTGACTTTGGTCTAAAGCTCTAAGTGTCCAAATATGGCTTTCTTTATCCCCAACAGGTTCAAAACCCAGTGTCGCATCATGTTTTCCACAGGTGTTTTACCTTTATTCACCCAGTTACTGGTATGAAAAGTCTCAGTTTCTATATCTCTGGTTAATTCTTCTAATATTCTTCTAATATGGTTTATTCTTCTGTACCACATCTCATGACTCCTTCCAGTTTTATAGCCAGTTGCTCATAGACAGAACTCCTCTGTGGCAGGACTACAGTAGTTACATTTCAAGTTCTGTAGGCGTAATAAATCCAATTTTGTCATACGCTTCCCTCAGGAAAATGCTCTGTCTTCAATATTTAGTGCTTGGTTTCTACATGTTGCGTACTCAGTGAAAGCTCTAGACTTGGCTGCAGGTTCCCAGTGGTAATCTGTCAGGCGATGATTTCACCCCTCAGCTTTGTTTTACACTTTTTGTAATGTGACTTTAATCCACTGTCACTAACTAAATAGATCTTGGATAGTGGCTTATTCTGTATTCTCCTAAGAAGAGATCAGGGTAAAAAGATCACATTAGGCTACAAGTAAAACATGTTGGGTTGTTCAGATCCCTTCTCTGgttatcatttatttaaactatACAAACTTAAAATACTGTTGACACAGAAATTCATCCTCAGGAAGAAGGAAGATGACAGGGGAGACGGGTTCTGTTGCAGAAGAGCAGGTGCAGCTGGAAGGTAAACATTTCCACTTTGCTCAGAAATTTCCACTTCTCCAGCTGAGCACCaagaaaatgcagtaattaTACTATTTTTATATGGGTTATTGCTCTCTCCTTTTGAACGGAACTTCCTGGAATTGCAACTGAAGCAGAAGTTGTTCTGTTTGGTGGCCCAAGTAAGAGGTTTGAGGTTAGAGGCTACATTCCCAGTTTGAGGTTAGGGGCTACAGAAGCCAGTCACTTTTTGCTGAGACGTAGGACTGTCAGAACTTCAGCAGGAGATCAGCTGTGAAAACGGGTTTGATTTGCAAATTTTGTGCAGTTTGGCTTTACTACCGGCAAGAAAGATTCGGGAATCCCAGACAGGGAGGTAAGCAAACAACATATAGGTATTCCTGTCATGTGTTCTTAATTTCTTACTccactcttctgttttctctttttagacCTCTGCCAAGATGGTGAACCAGGCAGCCCTTGCCCAATGCATTGGCATCATGGGGAATCTGTGTGCAGATGCAGTCATCCGAATGAAGATGGCTGAGAGCAAAGAGTGCTGGCAAGCCTGCATGAAGCTTGTGGTAAGGAGACTTGATGGCTCCCTACAACAGTGTTTTCAACCCTATTGCTTTGGAAAATGGCACTCGTGTGATGTTGGTGACTTGGGTTTGCCTGCCTCCCGTAGTAGCCCTGGACCCTTGACTGATATCCTTTAAATCTGATAGCATGATAGGAAGTCTCAAAGCAGTCTGTTGTTCACCTCAGTTGTGGCTCGATAGATGGGTGGAGGAGAATGACTGGTCCTTTACTGTAGGCAGCCCCTTTCAGGATAAGGATGCAATATGAACTCAGTCCTCCGGAACTGAAGAATTCAGGGGTTGGGAAAGGATCTTGTTAACTTCCTACACATCATAAGTTTCAAAGCGAAACATGCACGTAAACAAATCCGTATCAAAAAGGTGTCGTTGTCACTGGTGCTCACAGAACTTTTCCCTGGAGTTTTTGGCGCATCGGGGAACACTGGTCAGTAGGTGAGTGCACAGAGAAGTCTGAGGAAGCCCCCATTCTGAACCTCTGAATTGACTGCACTTTTCTCTCCTTCGTGCATAGGATGAATATTTTGATGTGAACACTCCCAAGTATCAGGAGTGTTTGTTTGCGGTGCTGGGCCTAATGATGAACTTACTGCTTGAATCAAATGCGATCATCCAGGTATGCAAGATCTGTGAATGTTCTTCGGTAGCTTTCTTGTTAATATCACTTTCTTGGAGATTGAGAGTTGTTTGAGCAGTTGGAGCATCTTCCTCCCTTGTCCCCGTAAATGGGCCTGATGTGAGTCTCTGAAGCTATACAGGAACATTGCAATAGGGTGCTGAACTGTTAGTAACACCGAGCCATGGGAGCCCTAATGGAGCCCTAATCTCCCCTGGATTCTCTTGTGTAGAGTAATTTGTCTATTAACCTGTTCCTGCTTTAATGCTTTCCGGCAATCAGCTGTTCCTGAGTTCTTGACACTGTTTTTCAGTGCCTTGCTGTGGACGTAAGTGGCAGATGCATGTCTCTCCTCGGGGATAAGGATGGAAGAATTGTGACTGTAAGTAGATATCTGTAGTCTATGAAAAGGTTGACAGATGATCTGTCCCCAACACTACTGTGCAAACTATTACCCTGTGCAACTCTTGTGGAAGCCTGTACTTCAGGCTTTAAAGCCTACAATGAGATTTGAGTATTGTTATTACTAACGAAATAATATACCACTTAGATTATTTGGGTTTTGGTACTCCATTTAGTGCAGGAGTTTTCAGCATTCCCTTGAAATCCGTTGAATAGAAGCTCATACAAAAGATTTCATCCTTAGGCTCGTTTTCAGTATAAAGCATTAAATCAATGGAGAAGCAAAGGAGCAAGAACAATTTGGGTGTTtaacagctgtttctttttacaATTCCTCTATGTGAATCATTCCTAGGAGGCTGTACTCCTATTAATGGTGTGTAACTCCCACAGATAGCAATTATTCAAGGCAAATGGGTAGAAGCAGATGTGGTCTCAGCTGGGGGTCGGTTCACCTCTCTGAACTAACATGAACTGTTCTGATCTGTTTTATTTGGAATTACTTTGCCTCaatgccagcagtgctgggctggTTTCTACTAGGTATTTGTTTCAATAAATAAGTATGCCGGGAGTTGTCCCGATCTTGGTTTGGTCTCACCTCTCTCTACACTGAATCTTTAGAAACTGTGCTGAGTTGAGTTTCCAGTAAGCAATAACAAAGCCATGCCCTGAATGTTCCtaatatttctgtaaacttctacttttattgctttaattactttgcttttattcaacaatttgcagaaagaaaataatgtgaaaattccttaaataaaattgtctgtataaataaattactttttttttttttttcctcccacgCTGTTCTTGCTAAGAGAGCCACTGGAGTGTTAAGTCGTGTCCTTCCGGCATCCTCTTTGGCAGTAGAAGCAGTAGTGAAAGAAGGGGTGGTGAAGAAAATGATCAAATTCTTGAAGGTAAATTGTGTCAGCTGACTTCGCCTTATTTGTGTTGTTATAGTCCCTGAAGAAAACCATAGTTGCCCCTGtgttttcttaaggaaaaagaCCCGTGCGGTCATTCTGACTGCACGTATTTCACCTATGTTGTCCATTGTATCAGGGTAATGGTGGTCTCAAGTACAGTTTTAAGGAGTTTTGAGCCTAGGCTTCTGCCTTGTAGTCTGTAGCCCAGATTTTTCAGTGGTTTACGTATGAGCCAGTTGTCTCTACCTGTGCACAGCTCTACTTGCAGGGACATGCAAATGTAAGAACCCGCTACTGCAGGCTCAGTTGGAGGATTCAAGCTTAAAACAGGAGTGGTCAAATTTGGACCACCGAAAGTCAGTGGAACCCTTTACCCTGATTACCAGTGAGTGTTGAATCGAGCCAGGGAGGAATTTATCcccaaatacatacatatattaatTTGTAGACACTGTTTTGCTGTATGTCTGTATATTTAGTGGAATGTATATCCTCCCAGGCCGGTGTAGATGCCACATTCCTACTATCCAGTGGATAAAATAAGTCTAGAAAAAGGCTGTGGTGTTCAGTTTAGCTCTTGTAAGTAACCAGCATCAGAGGAGTTGTTAGTTTGAAAGGAATTGGGCTCCAGAGATTCAAGGAATTGTGTGTGAATGTTGCTGGCAGGGAGGAGATGGTTCTTGTCCTAGTTTTCAGCATCTGTTCATCTTGAGATACCTACTCTACAAATGTCTTAATTTTGTATTTGGGTTTAGGCCTAAGGAATAACTGTATCCATGGTACCTAAGCTATTCTGTAACCTTGAGCAAGTTGGGGCATGGACTGTATGGTTGTTAGTGTACACTTTGTTCTAATCAAAATC
This genomic window from Cygnus atratus isolate AKBS03 ecotype Queensland, Australia chromosome 22, CAtr_DNAZoo_HiC_assembly, whole genome shotgun sequence contains:
- the TTC12 gene encoding tetratricopeptide repeat protein 12 isoform X2 is translated as MLPGRQEEDFQRFLRRVDDITNLLQGLNSPDPAVKENALAETEKRLREQETSKQEESKTTVNRTVINTRASDVSTAEAVNPDGFLAALEKDAKERAKRRKRNERLANALKEKGNDAFRKGDYDTAIQRYTEGLEKLKDKQELYTNRAQAYLKMHEYEKAIGDCEWALKCSEKCIKAYFLMGKAHLALKHYSESRQCYQKILQIDPQKESLFKDCLNEVNLEEKRMKEEDRAMKEFLSGKLAALSVKELLRKLDRPDQNILFYTGGIRALTGAVKDCTEQTLFRTNNGFSIINDNEVVRRGFCAERKNMAEVDLSVSLLFLWQAVCAGNENQRLLLTHPDVNAQLSKLLASGASEIQKETLALIKLYSENENGRRLLVRHQDLSRWLQILMMFIKTTDARASSAMNILSDLTQEEKFKTQCRIMFSTGVLPLFTQLLTSAKMVNQAALAQCIGIMGNLCADAVIRMKMAESKECWQACMKLVDEYFDVNTPKYQECLFAVLGLMMNLLLESNAIIQCLAVDVSGRCMSLLGDKDGRIVTRATGVLSRVLPASSLAVEAVVKEGVVKKMIKFLKAGGQITSNYAIKTLSICTRGNKQAQEEVVKSDKRFSVLLKLLESENEIIVGNAAFCLGQCLVVPGAATSLLNSNVVMTLLKHAGGDATRTSVQENAAIALGKLCVAEPRHVVQLRELNGMAILNSSMKYIHSI
- the TTC12 gene encoding tetratricopeptide repeat protein 12 isoform X1: MLPGRQEEDFQRFLRRVDDITNLLQGLNSPDPAVKENALAETEKRLREQETSKQEESKTTVNRTVINTRASDVSTAEAVNPDGFLAALEKDAKERAKRRKRNERLANALKEKGNDAFRKGDYDTAIQRYTEGLEKLKDKQELYTNRAQAYLKMHEYEKAIGDCEWALKCSEKCIKAYFLMGKAHLALKHYSESRQCYQKILQIDPQKESLFKDCLNEVNLEEKRMKEEDRAMKEFLSGKLAALSVKELLRKLDRPDQNILFYTGGIRALTGAVKDCTEQTLFRTNNGFSIINDNEVVRRGFCAERKNMAEVDLSVSLLFLWQAVCAGNEENQRLLLTHPDVNAQLSKLLASGASEIQKETLALIKLYSENENGRRLLVRHQDLSRWLQILMMFIKTTDARASSAMNILSDLTQEEKFKTQCRIMFSTGVLPLFTQLLTSAKMVNQAALAQCIGIMGNLCADAVIRMKMAESKECWQACMKLVDEYFDVNTPKYQECLFAVLGLMMNLLLESNAIIQCLAVDVSGRCMSLLGDKDGRIVTRATGVLSRVLPASSLAVEAVVKEGVVKKMIKFLKAGGQITSNYAIKTLSICTRGNKQAQEEVVKSDKRFSVLLKLLESENEIIVGNAAFCLGQCLVVPGAATSLLNSNVVMTLLKHAGGDATRTSVQENAAIALGKLCVAEPRHVVQLRELNGMAILNSSMKYIHSI